In the genome of Hydractinia symbiolongicarpus strain clone_291-10 chromosome 5, HSymV2.1, whole genome shotgun sequence, one region contains:
- the LOC130646139 gene encoding uncharacterized protein LOC130646139: MDSTVHINITNINLCRNKTLEECADIIISICNNFTYFQTNDSFFQICNGDYMLPEHDQLKCYTPLIVIASIALILNIGELTWLKCRTRKCKMSEYLILSLCFTDTLYSLLIIVTVIVDLHASEKYSMVITMVAEQLQRFSIFSSIFHVVGISLERVFSVSYLMECKVFMENGKMKIYLCILWVMAIVLQGSISIFQYHNGIEYGLSEAFYDSHKVSAAIIFLAGILICLLNLFLVWKVRKHSLSLRRGSVSKPNSFVRRRSRQEMMAFFTCLLVSLGFIVFNMPLAVSIVAFRNPSGELTCVTQYLLMGNSVFNPLIYFAGKAVRCGGNVNEAQEQIHLPLRLLEQ; this comes from the coding sequence ATGGATTCAACTGTTCACATAAACATTACCAACATCAATTTATGCAGAAACAAAACACTGGAAGAATGTGCAGATATAATTATTTCTATCTGCAACAATTTCACATATTTTCAAACCAATGACTCGTTTTTCCAAATATGTAATGGAGACTATATGCTTCCAGAACACGATCAACTAAAATGCTATACACCTCTTATTGTGATAGCTTCCATCGCATTGATATTAAACATTGGTGAACTGACTTGGTTAAAATGTCGAACCAGAAAATGCAAAATGTCTGAATATTTGATCTTAAGCTTATGTTTTACGGATACGCTTTATAGTTTGTTGATCATCGTTACAGTTATTGTAGATCTGCACGCAAGCGAGAAATATAGTATGGTCATAACTATGGTAGCTGAGCAATTGCAACGATTTTCAATTTTTAGCTCAATCTTTCACGTGGTTGGCATCTCGCTAGAAAGAGTTTTTTCTGTCAGTTATTTAATGGAGTGCAAAGTATTCATGGAAAACgggaaaatgaaaatatatctATGCATTTTGTGGGTAATGGCAATTGTGCTCCAAGGATCGATTAGCATCTTCCAGTACCACAACGGGATCGAGTATGGTCTTTCCGAGGCGTTTTATGATAGTCATAAAGTCTCAGCAGCAATAATTTTCCTTGCTGGAATATTAATCTGTTTGCTAAATCTATTCCTTGTGTGGAAAGTGAGAAAGCATTCTTTATCACTGCGAAGAGGGTCCGTAAGCAAACCTAATTCGTTTGTCAGGAGACGGAGCAGACAAGAGATGATGGCTTTTTTTACGTGCCTGTTGGTGTCACTGGGTTTTATAGTGTTCAATATGCCATTAGCTGTGTCTATTGTTGCCTTTAGAAACCCCTCAGGAGAGCTGACCTGTGTTACACAGTATCTGTTGATGGGGAATTCCGTGTTTAATCCATTAATATATTTTGCTGGAAAGGCTGTTCGTTGCGGTGGAAACGTAAACGAGGCTCAAGAACAAATACATCTTCCACTGAGGCTGCTGGAACAATGA
- the LOC130646141 gene encoding uncharacterized protein LOC130646141 produces MDSTVHINITKFNLCRNKTLEECADIITSICNNFTYFQTNDSFFQICNGDYMLPEHDQLKCYTPLIVIASIALILNIGELTWLKCRTRKCKMSEYLILSLCFTDTLYSLLIIVTVIVDLHASEKYSMVITMVAEQLQRFSIFSSIFHVVGISLERVFAVSYFMEYKVFMEKGKMKLCLCVLWVTAIVLQGSISIFQYHNGIEYGLSEAFYDSHKVSAAIIFLAGIIICLLNLFLVWKVRKHSLSLRRGSVSKPNSFVRRRSRQEMMAFFTCLLVSLGFIVFNMPLAVAIVAFRNPSEELACVTQYLLMGNSVFNPLIYYWKGYSLRWKRRRGSRTNTSSTEAAGTMTMDNLPRFQFKRNIEQ; encoded by the coding sequence ATGGATTCAACTGTTCACATAAACATTACCAAATTCAATTTATGCAGAAACAAAACACTGGAAGAATGTGCAGATATAATTACTTCTATCTGCAACAATTTCACATATTTTCAAACCAATGACTCGTTTTTCCAAATATGTAATGGAGACTATATGCTTCCAGAACACGATCAACTAAAATGCTATACACCTCTTATTGTGATAGCTTCGATCGCATTGATATTAAACATTGGTGAACTGACTTGGTTAAAATGTCGAACCAGGAAATGTAAAATGTCTGAATATTTGATCTTAAGCTTATGTTTTACGGATACGCTTTATAGTTTGTTGATTATCGTTACAGTTATTGTAGATCTGCACGCAAGCGAGAAATATAGTATGGTCATAACTATGGTAGCTGAGCAATTGCAACGATTTTCAATTTTTAGCTCAATCTTTCACGTTGTTGGCATCTCGCTAGAAAGAGTTTTTGCTGTCAGTTATTTTATGGAGTACAAAGTTTTTATGGAAAAAGGAAAAATGAAATTATGTTTATGTGTTTTGTGGGTTAcagcaattgtactccaaggatCGATTAGCATCTTTCAGTACCACAACGGGATCGAGTATGGTCTTTCCGAGGCGTTTTATGATAGTCATAAAGTCTCAGCAGCAATAATTTTCCTTGCTGGAATAATAATCTGTTTGCTAAATCTATTCCTTGTGTGGAAAGTGAGAAAGCATTCTTTATCACTGCGAAGAGGGTCCGTAAGCAAACCTAATTCGTTTGTAAGGAGACGGAGCAGACAAGAGATGATGGCTTTTTTTACGTGCCTGTTGGTGTCACTGGGTTTTATAGTGTTCAATATGCCATTAGCGGTGGCTATTGTTGCCTTTAGAAACCCCTCAGAAGAGCTTGCCTGTGTTACACAGTATCTGTTGATGGGGAATTCCGTGTTTAATCCATTAATATATTACTGGAAAGGCTATTCGTTGCGATGGAAACGTAGGCGAGGCTCAAGAACAAATACATCTTCTACTGAAGCTGCTGGAACAATGACAATGGATAACCTTCCGAGATTCCAGTTCAAACGCAACATCGaacaataa